In Vicia villosa cultivar HV-30 ecotype Madison, WI unplaced genomic scaffold, Vvil1.0 ctg.000030F_1_1, whole genome shotgun sequence, the following proteins share a genomic window:
- the LOC131622506 gene encoding uncharacterized protein LOC131622506: MIKVAPRNILADLKRKKPDSVSKIKQVYNERYRLNIEKKSPRLEMQQLLKLLGDNKYVSRYRACEDNVTIRDIFWTPPESINLFNTFPTVIDSTYKANKYRFLLLEIIGVTSSNKQFSVEFAFLECEKEDNVT, encoded by the coding sequence ATGATCAAAGTTgcgccgagaaacatacttgccgatttgaagcgaaaaAAACCAGATAGTGTTTCAAAAATTAAACAGGTATACAATGAACGTTACAGACTGAACATTGAGAAAAAAAGTCCTAGGTTGGAAATGCAACAACTGTTGAAACTTTTGGGTGATAATAAATATGTTTCAAGGTACAGAGCTTGTGAGGACAATGTTACCATTCGTGACATATTTTGGACTCCTCCCGAAAGTATCaacttgttcaacacatttccaaccgtaaTTGATTCGACGTACAAGGCCAACAAGTATAGGTTTCTGCTTCTAGAAATTATTGGTGTGACATCTAGTAACAAGCAATTTTCGGTTGAATTCGCTTTTTTGGAATGTGAGAAAGAAGATAACGTTACATAG